A single Phragmites australis chromosome 4, lpPhrAust1.1, whole genome shotgun sequence DNA region contains:
- the LOC133916212 gene encoding alpha-L-arabinofuranosidase 1-like isoform X1: MGVPRACSVCWLFRALVLVCTLYLILSVGSVAAQTAQLSVDASPQNAQMIPGNMFGIFFEEINHAGAGGLWAELVSNRGFEAGGSNTPSNIDPWLIIGDESNIIVATDRSSCFPGNPIALRMEVLCEASGTNTCPLGGVGIYNPGYWGMNIERAKVYKVSMYIMSSDSVDLTVSLTSSDGLQNLAAHAIMADKGDFAVWTKVEFDLQSNERNTNSRLQLTTSKSGIIWFDQVSLMPSDTYMGHGFRKDLVSMLANLKPQFLKFPGGNYVMGNYLLNAFRWSETVGPWEERPGHFNDAWGYWTDDGLGFFEFLQLAEDLGACPVWVVNDGASLNEEVPSATIAAFVKDVVDGIEFARGDIQTTWGSVRAAMGHPEPFQLYYVSIGNQECSRHYYKENYVKFYSAIKASYPDVKVISSCDRSTISPLNPADLYDVHVYASSGDMFSKSRMFDNAGRSGPKAIVSEYAVTGNDAGRGTLIAALAEAAFLIGLERNSDVVEMASCAPLFANDNDRRWNPDAIVFNSWQHYGCPNYWMLHFFKDSSGATLHPATIQLSNYDQLVTSAITWKNPQDGNTYLKIKVVNFGNQVVSLNISVTGLETEIQTFGSIKTVLTSGRLRDENSFQQPDKVVPVASPITNAREQMGVVLDSYSLTSFDLLVDSSPTMHSLSGSSLHSSV; the protein is encoded by the exons ATGGGGGTTCCAAGGGCCTGTTCGGTTTGCTGGCTGTTCCGTGCGCTGGTTCTTGTTTGCACCTTGTATCTGATACTCTCTGTTGGATCAGTGGCAGCTCAAACTGCTCAATTGAGTGTGGATGCTTCACCTCAGAATGCTCAGATGATCCCTGGAAATATGTTTGGCATCTTTTTTGAG GAGATCAACCATGCCGGAGCTGGTGGATTGTGGGCAGAACTTGTAAGCAACAGAG GTTTTGAAGCTGGCGGTTCTAATACTCCTTCAAACATTGACCCATGGTTGATTATTGGGGATGAATCAAATATTATTGTGGCAACAGATCGGTCATCGTGTTTTCCTGGTAACCCAATTGCACTTCGAATGGAAGTACTTTGTGAAGCTAGTGGAACTAATACATGCCCATTAGGAGGTGTTGGAATCTACAATCCTGGTTACTGGGGCATG AACATTGAGAGAGCGAAGGTTTATAAAGTTAGCATGTACATTATGTCATCAGACTCGGTGGATCTGACAGTTTCTTTGACAAGTTCAGATGGTCTTCAAAATCTAGCTGCTCATGCCATCAT GGCTGACAAGGGAGATTTTGCAGTGTGGACGAAGGTTGAATTCGATTTGCAATCAAATGAAAGAAATACTAATTCAAGGCTTCAGCTTACAACCAGCAAAAGTGGCATAATTTGGTTTGATCAAGTGTCACTTATGCCATCAGATACTTACATG ggaCATGGTTTTCGTAAAGATCTTGTCTCTATGCTGGCAAATCTGAAGCCTCAATTTCTAAAGTTTCCAG GTGGCAACTATGTGATGGGGAATTATTTATTAAATGCATTCCGTTGGAGTGAAACTGTTGGACCATGGGAAGAGAGACCTGGTCACTTCAATGATGCTTGGGGCTACTGGACTGATGATGGACTTGGATTTTTTGAGTTCCTCCAA CTAGCAGAAGACCTTGGTGCTTGCCCAGTTTGGGTGGTCAATGATG GGGCCAGCCTTAATGAAGAAGTTCCATCTGCAACAATAGCCGCTTTCGTAAAG GATGTTGTTGATGGTATTGAGTTTGCCAGGGGAGACATCCAGACTACATGGGGTTCAGTTCGTGCAGCAATGGGACATCCAGAGCCCTTTCAGCTTTATTATGTTTCAATAGGGAATCAAGAATGTTCGAGGCACTACTATAAAG AGAACTATGTGAAGTTCTATTCTGCGATAAAAGCATCATACCCAGACGTCAAAGTCATATCTAGCTGTGACAGATCTACTATTTCACCACTCAACCCAGCTGATCTATATGATGTTCAT GTCTATGCCTCATCTGGTGATATGTTTTCCAAGTCCAGAATGTTTGATAACGCAGGTCGCAGTGGACCCAAG GCAATTGTTAGTGAGTATGCTGTGACTGGAAATGATGCTGGCCGAGGAACGCTCATAGCTGCTTTAGCTGAAGCTGCGTTTCTCATTGGACTAGAAAGAAACAG TGATGTGGTTGAGATGGCAAGTTGTGCCCCACTCTTTGCAAATGACAACGATCGCAG GTGGAATCCAGATGCCATAGTCTTTAACTCATGGCAACACTATGGATGTCCAAATTACTGGATGCTACACTTCTTCAAGGATTCAAGTGGCGCAACGCTTCACCCCGCGACCATTCAACTGTCAAACTATGATCAATTGGTCACATCTGCTATCACTTGGAAGAATCCCCAAGATGGAAACACTTACCTGAAAATAAAG GTTGTCAATTTCGGTAACCAAGTTGTGAGTCTCAATATATCTGTAACTGGGCTGGAAACTGAGATTCAGACATTTGGGTCCATAAAGACGGTTCTCACGTCTGGTAGGCTGCGGGATGAGAACTCCTTCCAACAGCCAGACAAG GTGGTGCCGGTGGCAAGTCCGATAACCAACGCGAGAGAGCAGATGGGCGTTGTGCTGGATTCGTACTCTCTCACCTCATTTGATCTCCTCGTGGACTCGAGCCCCACGATGCATTCACTCTCGGGGTCGAGCTTGCATTCAAGCGTGTGA
- the LOC133916212 gene encoding alpha-L-arabinofuranosidase 1-like isoform X2, whose translation MGVPRACSVCWLFRALVLVCTLYLILSVGSVAAQTAQLSVDASPQNAQMIPGNMFGIFFEEINHAGAGGLWAELVSNRGFEAGGSNTPSNIDPWLIIGDESNIIVATDRSSCFPGNPIALRMEVLCEASGTNTCPLGGVGIYNPGYWGMNIERAKVYKVSMYIMSSDSVDLTVSLTSSDGLQNLAAHAIMADKGDFAVWTKVEFDLQSNERNTNSRLQLTTSKSGIIWFDQVSLMPSDTYMGHGFRKDLVSMLANLKPQFLKFPGGNYVMGNYLLNAFRWSETVGPWEERPGHFNDAWGYWTDDGLGFFEFLQLAEDLGACPVWVVNDGASLNEEVPSATIAAFVKDVVDGIEFARGDIQTTWGSVRAAMGHPEPFQLYYVSIGNQECSRHYYKENYVKFYSAIKASYPDVKVISSCDRSTISPLNPADLYDVHVYASSGDMFSKSRMFDNAGRSGPKAIVSEYAVTGNDAGRGTLIAALAEAAFLIGLERNSDVVEMASCAPLFANDNDRRWNPDAIVFNSWQHYGCPNYWMLHFFKDSSGATLHPATIQLSNYDQLVTSAITWKNPQDGNTYLKIKVVNFGNQVVSLNISVTGLETEIQTFGSIKTVLTSGRLRDENSFQQPDKLAVYGALGLGGKPEGEAAKVALSVVYMFIFAWLEAATGGASYNPLTVLAAALASRGGPAVYLFTAFVRIPSQVIGAILGVKLIRLAFPNVGKGARLNAGAHHGALAEGLATFMVVMVSVTLKKKEMKSFFMKTWITSVWKNTIHILSSDITGGIMNPASAFAWAYARGDHTTFDHLLVYWLAPLQATLLGVWVVTFLTKPKKIKEQEADENKTKKE comes from the exons ATGGGGGTTCCAAGGGCCTGTTCGGTTTGCTGGCTGTTCCGTGCGCTGGTTCTTGTTTGCACCTTGTATCTGATACTCTCTGTTGGATCAGTGGCAGCTCAAACTGCTCAATTGAGTGTGGATGCTTCACCTCAGAATGCTCAGATGATCCCTGGAAATATGTTTGGCATCTTTTTTGAG GAGATCAACCATGCCGGAGCTGGTGGATTGTGGGCAGAACTTGTAAGCAACAGAG GTTTTGAAGCTGGCGGTTCTAATACTCCTTCAAACATTGACCCATGGTTGATTATTGGGGATGAATCAAATATTATTGTGGCAACAGATCGGTCATCGTGTTTTCCTGGTAACCCAATTGCACTTCGAATGGAAGTACTTTGTGAAGCTAGTGGAACTAATACATGCCCATTAGGAGGTGTTGGAATCTACAATCCTGGTTACTGGGGCATG AACATTGAGAGAGCGAAGGTTTATAAAGTTAGCATGTACATTATGTCATCAGACTCGGTGGATCTGACAGTTTCTTTGACAAGTTCAGATGGTCTTCAAAATCTAGCTGCTCATGCCATCAT GGCTGACAAGGGAGATTTTGCAGTGTGGACGAAGGTTGAATTCGATTTGCAATCAAATGAAAGAAATACTAATTCAAGGCTTCAGCTTACAACCAGCAAAAGTGGCATAATTTGGTTTGATCAAGTGTCACTTATGCCATCAGATACTTACATG ggaCATGGTTTTCGTAAAGATCTTGTCTCTATGCTGGCAAATCTGAAGCCTCAATTTCTAAAGTTTCCAG GTGGCAACTATGTGATGGGGAATTATTTATTAAATGCATTCCGTTGGAGTGAAACTGTTGGACCATGGGAAGAGAGACCTGGTCACTTCAATGATGCTTGGGGCTACTGGACTGATGATGGACTTGGATTTTTTGAGTTCCTCCAA CTAGCAGAAGACCTTGGTGCTTGCCCAGTTTGGGTGGTCAATGATG GGGCCAGCCTTAATGAAGAAGTTCCATCTGCAACAATAGCCGCTTTCGTAAAG GATGTTGTTGATGGTATTGAGTTTGCCAGGGGAGACATCCAGACTACATGGGGTTCAGTTCGTGCAGCAATGGGACATCCAGAGCCCTTTCAGCTTTATTATGTTTCAATAGGGAATCAAGAATGTTCGAGGCACTACTATAAAG AGAACTATGTGAAGTTCTATTCTGCGATAAAAGCATCATACCCAGACGTCAAAGTCATATCTAGCTGTGACAGATCTACTATTTCACCACTCAACCCAGCTGATCTATATGATGTTCAT GTCTATGCCTCATCTGGTGATATGTTTTCCAAGTCCAGAATGTTTGATAACGCAGGTCGCAGTGGACCCAAG GCAATTGTTAGTGAGTATGCTGTGACTGGAAATGATGCTGGCCGAGGAACGCTCATAGCTGCTTTAGCTGAAGCTGCGTTTCTCATTGGACTAGAAAGAAACAG TGATGTGGTTGAGATGGCAAGTTGTGCCCCACTCTTTGCAAATGACAACGATCGCAG GTGGAATCCAGATGCCATAGTCTTTAACTCATGGCAACACTATGGATGTCCAAATTACTGGATGCTACACTTCTTCAAGGATTCAAGTGGCGCAACGCTTCACCCCGCGACCATTCAACTGTCAAACTATGATCAATTGGTCACATCTGCTATCACTTGGAAGAATCCCCAAGATGGAAACACTTACCTGAAAATAAAG GTTGTCAATTTCGGTAACCAAGTTGTGAGTCTCAATATATCTGTAACTGGGCTGGAAACTGAGATTCAGACATTTGGGTCCATAAAGACGGTTCTCACGTCTGGTAGGCTGCGGGATGAGAACTCCTTCCAACAGCCAGACAAG CTGGCCGTGTacggcgcgctcggcctcggcgGGAAGCCCGAGGGCGAGGCCGCCAAGGTCGCGCTGTCCGTCGTGTACATGTTCATCTTCGCCTGGCTCGAGGCCGCCACGGGCGGCGCCTCTTACAACCCGCTCACCGTCCTGGCCGCTGCCCTCGCCTCCCGCGGCGGACCCGCCGTCTACCTGTTCACTGCCTTCGTGCGAATCCCTTCCCAG GTGATTGGGGCAATTCTTGGAGTAAAGCTCATCCGATTAGCTTTCCCTAATGTTGGTAAAGGAGCCCGCTTAAATGCTGGTGCTCATCATGGAGCATTAGCTGAAGGATTAGCGACTTTCATGGTTGTTATGGTGTCAGTGACTCTTAAGAAGAAGGAGATGAAAAGTTTCTTTATGAAGACATGGATCACGAGCGTTTGGAAGAACACAATTCATATCCTTAGCTCGGATATAACTGGAGGGATTATGAACCCTGCATCT GCTTTTGCTTGGGCATATGCTCGAGGAGATCACACGAcattcgaccacctactcgtaTATTGGCTGGCGCCCCTCCAAGCAACCCTGCTAGGAGTATGGGTAGTGACATTCTTAACTAAACCCAAGAAGAtcaaggagcaagaagcagatGAAAACAAGACAAAGAAGGAGTAG